Proteins encoded within one genomic window of Streptomyces sp. NBC_01314:
- a CDS encoding response regulator transcription factor — protein sequence MHRVLLTGGPSLLREAYARIIEDSALLTVQVQIPDLAHALAQLPSMRPDILLIDALALAPSPSTTTLLSLRRAAVRTTLAVIGDTPAEEVGPLLRVGATGILGRQMEAAPFVMALDLIGRGGTVVSSPSTDARISAAPPNLMLNQLSTRERQILALVATQPDNSTLAHLLGISPLTVKSHVNRILRKLGASSRAHLVTIAYESGLVSPGQPLGRTLSR from the coding sequence ATGCACCGGGTACTCCTGACGGGCGGCCCATCCCTCCTGCGCGAGGCCTACGCGCGCATCATCGAGGACTCCGCCCTCCTGACCGTCCAGGTACAGATCCCCGACCTCGCCCATGCTCTGGCCCAGCTGCCTTCCATGAGGCCGGACATCCTCCTCATCGACGCCCTGGCACTGGCTCCCTCCCCGAGCACCACGACACTGCTGTCCCTGCGCCGAGCCGCAGTCCGGACCACGCTTGCCGTCATCGGTGACACACCCGCCGAGGAGGTCGGCCCACTCCTGCGCGTCGGCGCCACCGGCATCCTCGGCCGACAGATGGAGGCCGCCCCCTTCGTGATGGCTCTCGACCTGATCGGCCGGGGCGGGACAGTCGTCTCATCGCCGTCCACCGACGCGAGGATCTCCGCCGCCCCTCCGAACCTGATGCTGAACCAACTCTCCACCAGGGAACGGCAGATACTCGCCCTCGTCGCGACCCAGCCCGACAACAGCACGCTGGCGCACCTGCTCGGCATCAGCCCTCTCACGGTCAAGTCGCACGTGAACCGGATCCTGCGGAAGCTCGGCGCCTCCTCCCGCGCCCACCTGGTAACCATCGCCTACGAGAGCGGACTCGTCAGCCCCGGACAGCCCCTCGGCCGCACCCTCAGCCGCTGA